A genomic window from Rhodococcus sp. KBS0724 includes:
- a CDS encoding ArgK/MeaB family GTPase, which translates to MTLTTVATIEDLVTAARSGSLRAAGRLLSLVESSRREEVLDIVGSRPVRVVGVTGPPGAGKSTTIAVLVRAYRQRGLRVAVLAVDPSSPYSGGALLGDRIRMAEHIDDADVLIRSVATRGHLGGLAVAVPAAIRLLAALDYDLILLESVGVGQSEIEISAIANPAVVVLNPGAGDAVQAAKAGLLEVADILVVNKADREGADQTVRDLRAEAGVPILKLIASRGEGVTELADVIDAHQRSDTFARRTARARVQILSLAQSKLRTHPELDDLAHAVAAGSSDAYTAAARLLGTSGSD; encoded by the coding sequence ATGACGCTCACTACTGTTGCAACGATCGAGGATCTTGTCACCGCGGCGCGCTCAGGTTCACTGCGCGCCGCGGGCCGCCTGTTGAGTTTGGTCGAAAGCAGCAGGCGAGAAGAAGTTCTCGACATCGTCGGCTCGCGACCGGTGCGAGTGGTCGGGGTGACCGGCCCACCCGGCGCGGGCAAGTCCACCACCATCGCAGTTCTCGTGCGGGCGTATCGCCAGCGCGGACTGCGGGTTGCCGTTCTTGCAGTCGATCCTTCCTCGCCGTACAGCGGCGGCGCATTGTTGGGCGATCGAATACGGATGGCAGAGCACATCGACGACGCCGATGTGCTCATCCGTTCGGTGGCCACCCGCGGTCACCTGGGCGGTCTGGCCGTTGCCGTGCCGGCAGCGATCCGCCTCCTCGCGGCGCTGGACTACGATCTGATTCTGCTCGAATCGGTGGGCGTCGGGCAATCGGAAATCGAGATTTCCGCTATTGCAAATCCCGCGGTTGTTGTCCTCAATCCCGGTGCGGGAGATGCTGTTCAGGCTGCCAAGGCCGGGTTGCTCGAGGTGGCCGACATTCTCGTGGTAAACAAAGCCGACCGTGAGGGTGCCGATCAGACGGTCCGCGACCTGCGTGCGGAGGCCGGAGTTCCCATCCTCAAACTGATCGCATCGCGCGGTGAGGGTGTCACCGAACTGGCGGATGTGATCGACGCTCACCAGCGATCGGACACGTTTGCACGGCGAACCGCGCGAGCGCGAGTCCAGATTCTGTCCCTCGCGCAGTCGAAGTTGCGCACCCACCCCGAACTTGACGATCTGGCCCATGCCGTCGCAGCCGGCAGCAGCGATGCATACACCGCTGCTGCGCGACTGCTCGGAACGTCGGGCTCAGACTAG
- a CDS encoding thiolase family protein, producing the protein MPEAIIVSALRTPIGTAGKGTLRDTTAHDLAHHVVAAAAETLDASQIDDVMLAEGLYGGGVIARHAAITAGLTTVPGLALNRHCAASLGAVQAAAGSIRSGMDKLIIAGGVNSASTSPRSLFRVDGEFVPWMSPTHPDRPDAPNKDMSITVGWNAAVKAGVSREDMDTWALLSHQKAVSAIDEGRFKEEIVPISTPHGLFSVDEHPRRETSLEKLGSLKVLHPEIEGFSITAGNASGANDAAAVLTIASSDLGMPGLGTVKSWASVAVDPAFTGLAPVEAIPKALARAGMSLADVDLFEINEAFAAMCVATIKMLGIDADRVNVSGSGCSLGHPVAATGARMLVTLVHELRRRGGGIGVAAMCAGGGMGSATVIEVPAP; encoded by the coding sequence ATGCCTGAAGCAATTATCGTCTCCGCACTGCGAACCCCCATCGGTACCGCGGGTAAGGGAACGTTGCGCGACACCACCGCTCACGACCTCGCTCACCATGTCGTTGCGGCGGCAGCAGAAACTCTCGATGCCAGCCAGATCGACGACGTCATGCTTGCCGAGGGCCTGTACGGCGGCGGCGTGATCGCCCGCCACGCGGCAATTACCGCAGGCCTGACCACAGTGCCAGGCCTGGCACTGAACCGGCACTGTGCGGCCAGCCTGGGTGCCGTGCAGGCCGCTGCAGGGTCCATCCGCTCCGGGATGGACAAGCTGATCATCGCCGGTGGCGTCAACTCCGCGTCGACCAGTCCGCGATCCTTGTTCCGCGTCGACGGCGAATTTGTGCCGTGGATGTCCCCGACGCACCCGGATCGCCCCGATGCACCGAACAAGGACATGTCGATCACGGTGGGCTGGAATGCCGCAGTGAAGGCCGGAGTCTCGCGCGAGGACATGGACACGTGGGCTCTGCTCTCGCACCAGAAGGCAGTGAGCGCCATCGACGAGGGGCGGTTCAAAGAAGAGATCGTGCCCATCAGCACACCTCACGGACTCTTCTCCGTCGACGAGCATCCGCGCCGCGAGACGAGCCTGGAGAAGCTCGGCTCGCTCAAGGTGCTGCACCCCGAGATCGAAGGATTCAGCATCACCGCCGGAAATGCGAGCGGCGCCAACGACGCTGCTGCGGTTCTCACGATCGCCAGCAGCGATCTGGGAATGCCGGGATTGGGAACCGTCAAGTCGTGGGCATCTGTCGCGGTTGATCCCGCCTTCACGGGTCTGGCTCCGGTCGAGGCAATTCCGAAGGCGTTGGCACGCGCGGGAATGTCGCTGGCCGACGTGGATCTGTTCGAGATCAACGAGGCGTTCGCGGCGATGTGCGTGGCGACGATCAAGATGCTCGGAATCGACGCTGACCGCGTCAATGTCAGCGGCAGCGGATGTTCTCTCGGGCATCCCGTGGCAGCCACCGGTGCGCGCATGCTGGTGACTCTGGTGCACGAGCTGCGACGCCGCGGCGGCGGAATCGGTGTTGCAGCCATGTGCGCCGGTGGCGGTATGGGTTCGGCGACGGTCATCGAGGTTCCGGCTCCGTGA
- a CDS encoding class I adenylate-forming enzyme family protein codes for MNITMIAEMAASSCDRAVVTVENRSLTAAQLLALARRAADRFRQYPAVLYLGTNHLAYPVALFGAAMAGVPFVPLNYRLGDQQLAALIDRHPGALVLRLDDLDDLIDIEAIQQDSAESDAPAPQWDGDSVAAIIYTSGTTADPKPAILRHRHLLAYVLNTMEFSSADENDASLVAVPPYHIAGLTNLLSNLYTGRRIVYLAAFDAKIWLDTVRGQSVTHAMLVPTMLARVVAELGENDANTPSLASLAYGGSRTPRPVLEHALRSFPDTGFVNAYGLTETASSVAVLGPDDHRIAFASADPAVRDRLGSVGKMLPGIEIEVRSEDGDPVGAGVTGLVFVRGEQISGEYGNRSVLDENGWFATRDLGRLDSEGFLFIEGRADDTIIRGGENIAPAEIEDVLLAHPAIVEAAVIGVPDPEWGQRIVAVLVGDVDEAEIKAWVKERLRSSKTPDIVVFRHELPKTETGKLLRRVLLAELENTHA; via the coding sequence ATGAACATCACCATGATTGCAGAAATGGCCGCATCGAGTTGCGATCGGGCCGTAGTGACCGTCGAAAATCGGTCATTGACCGCCGCGCAACTCCTTGCCCTTGCCCGCCGCGCCGCCGACCGATTCCGGCAGTACCCTGCCGTGCTCTACCTCGGCACCAACCACCTCGCGTATCCCGTCGCGCTGTTCGGCGCCGCGATGGCCGGGGTTCCGTTCGTGCCACTCAACTACAGACTGGGCGATCAGCAGTTGGCTGCCCTGATCGACCGCCACCCCGGTGCACTGGTGCTGCGTCTCGATGATCTCGACGATCTGATCGACATCGAAGCGATACAGCAGGATTCGGCCGAATCCGATGCCCCGGCTCCACAGTGGGACGGTGACAGCGTCGCCGCAATCATCTACACCAGCGGAACCACCGCTGATCCCAAGCCTGCGATACTCCGGCATCGGCATCTACTCGCCTACGTGCTCAACACCATGGAGTTCTCGTCGGCCGACGAGAACGACGCATCGTTGGTCGCTGTTCCGCCCTATCACATCGCAGGTCTGACGAATCTGCTCTCCAACCTCTACACCGGGCGTCGGATCGTCTATCTGGCTGCTTTCGACGCCAAAATCTGGCTCGACACCGTCCGGGGCCAAAGCGTCACGCACGCGATGCTCGTTCCTACGATGCTGGCGCGTGTTGTCGCCGAGTTGGGGGAGAACGATGCAAATACTCCCTCGCTGGCAAGTTTGGCGTACGGCGGATCGAGAACACCCAGACCGGTACTCGAGCACGCGCTGCGAAGCTTCCCGGATACCGGATTCGTCAATGCCTACGGCCTCACGGAGACAGCGTCGTCGGTGGCAGTTCTCGGCCCCGACGATCACCGGATTGCCTTTGCCTCTGCCGATCCGGCAGTGCGTGACCGACTCGGGTCCGTCGGAAAAATGCTGCCGGGCATCGAGATCGAGGTGCGCAGCGAGGACGGCGATCCGGTCGGGGCCGGCGTCACCGGCCTGGTATTCGTTCGGGGCGAGCAGATTTCCGGCGAATACGGCAACCGGAGTGTGCTCGACGAGAATGGCTGGTTCGCCACGCGTGATCTCGGTCGACTCGACTCCGAGGGTTTCCTGTTCATCGAAGGACGCGCGGACGACACCATCATCCGAGGGGGTGAGAACATCGCCCCCGCAGAAATCGAGGACGTGCTTCTTGCGCATCCCGCCATTGTCGAGGCTGCCGTGATCGGCGTTCCGGATCCTGAATGGGGACAACGGATAGTTGCCGTCCTCGTCGGCGATGTCGATGAAGCAGAGATCAAGGCGTGGGTCAAGGAACGGCTGCGATCGTCCAAGACTCCCGACATCGTCGTGTTCCGACACGAACTCCCGAAGACCGAAACCGGAAAACTACTGCGCCGCGTTCTGCTGGCCGAATTGGAGAACACCCATGCCTGA
- a CDS encoding SDR family NAD(P)-dependent oxidoreductase: protein MQINGCSAIVVGGTGGLGEATVRRLHSEGAKVVVADVADDKGKELERELGVRYVRTDAGDEDSVLAAIAEAESLGPLRISVDCHGGPAGGGRLVGKDGSAMSLEAFTTTINSYLISVFNVMRLSAAAMGRQEALETGRGVIINTASIAAYEGQIGQLPYSAAKGGVVGMTLVAARDLSPLGIRVVTIAPGTFLTPAYGKAGDQLEAYWGPQVPHPQRMGRSPEYATLVSSIVENDYLNGEVIRLDGALRFPPK, encoded by the coding sequence ATGCAGATCAACGGTTGTTCCGCCATCGTCGTCGGTGGCACCGGAGGGCTCGGCGAGGCTACGGTTCGCCGTCTCCACTCGGAGGGAGCCAAGGTCGTCGTGGCCGACGTGGCCGACGACAAGGGCAAGGAACTCGAGCGCGAACTCGGCGTTCGATACGTCCGCACCGATGCCGGTGACGAAGACAGCGTTCTTGCCGCAATCGCCGAAGCCGAATCGCTGGGTCCGCTGCGCATCTCGGTCGACTGCCACGGCGGCCCCGCCGGTGGCGGCCGGCTGGTCGGCAAGGACGGCAGCGCCATGAGCCTCGAGGCGTTCACGACCACGATCAATTCGTACTTGATCTCGGTATTCAACGTGATGCGTCTGTCGGCAGCGGCGATGGGCCGCCAGGAGGCTCTCGAGACCGGCCGCGGCGTCATCATCAACACGGCATCCATCGCCGCGTACGAAGGCCAGATCGGCCAGCTCCCGTACTCCGCAGCCAAGGGCGGCGTTGTCGGCATGACTCTTGTTGCCGCACGCGACCTCTCGCCGCTCGGCATCCGAGTCGTGACGATCGCGCCCGGCACATTCCTGACGCCTGCATACGGCAAGGCCGGCGACCAGCTCGAGGCGTACTGGGGACCGCAGGTTCCGCATCCCCAGCGTATGGGCCGCTCACCGGAGTACGCCACGCTGGTCTCCTCGATCGTGGAGAACGACTACCTCAACGGCGAGGTCATCCGCCTCGACGGCGCACTGCGGTTCCCCCCGAAGTAA
- a CDS encoding TIGR03619 family F420-dependent LLM class oxidoreductase, producing the protein MKFWTGTAFMNTAEMPAVAKMLDENGYHGVLVSDHLIFPRELKTRYPATESGVPYWQPDTEWPDAWVLIGAMAAVTENLHFGNNVYIAPARPILEVAKQVGTAGALSNGRVSIGLSAGWMREEFELLGQDFDNRGPRLNEMVQALRALWKGGWVSWKGEYYDIPEMMIEPHPPAPVPILCGGESAAALKRAARYCDGWVGTAYTLEEATVWIDRIKGYRREYGRENEPFEIILGLFDERTPDLYKRAEDIGITGVMCSPWANWDLQHSGDHSHLKGSAEQYRAPIEKFAEEIVSKCM; encoded by the coding sequence ATGAAATTCTGGACCGGCACGGCCTTCATGAACACCGCCGAGATGCCCGCCGTCGCAAAGATGCTCGACGAGAACGGCTATCACGGCGTCCTCGTATCGGACCATCTCATCTTCCCGCGTGAACTCAAAACCCGTTATCCTGCAACGGAAAGCGGGGTTCCGTACTGGCAACCCGACACCGAATGGCCCGATGCCTGGGTCCTCATCGGTGCAATGGCCGCAGTAACCGAGAACCTGCATTTCGGCAACAACGTCTACATCGCGCCCGCGCGCCCTATCCTCGAAGTCGCCAAACAGGTGGGCACCGCGGGAGCACTGTCCAACGGCCGGGTGTCCATTGGACTCTCTGCCGGCTGGATGCGCGAGGAATTCGAACTGCTCGGCCAGGACTTCGACAACCGCGGACCTAGACTCAACGAGATGGTTCAGGCTCTGCGAGCATTGTGGAAAGGTGGCTGGGTGTCCTGGAAGGGCGAGTATTACGACATTCCTGAAATGATGATCGAACCGCACCCGCCCGCACCGGTCCCTATTCTCTGCGGCGGCGAATCTGCTGCCGCCCTCAAACGTGCAGCGCGCTACTGCGACGGCTGGGTCGGTACTGCATACACGCTGGAAGAAGCCACAGTATGGATCGACCGAATCAAGGGTTACCGCCGCGAATACGGACGCGAAAACGAGCCTTTCGAGATCATTCTCGGATTGTTCGACGAACGGACACCTGACCTCTACAAGCGGGCAGAAGACATCGGCATCACCGGTGTGATGTGCTCACCCTGGGCCAACTGGGATCTCCAGCACAGCGGCGACCACTCACACTTGAAGGGAAGCGCGGAGCAGTACCGAGCCCCGATCGAGAAGTTCGCCGAAGAGATCGTCTCCAAGTGCATGTGA
- a CDS encoding enoyl-CoA hydratase/isomerase family protein: protein MYDMPEEIDVRAEGSLRIITLNRPDALNAVNDSLHTGLAELWPRLSADRDARAAVLTGNGKAFSAGGDFSYLAELAEDSEMRARTIAHGRDLVLGMARCRVPVIAAVNGPAVGLGCSLVALSDIVYIAESAYLADPHVQVGLVAADGGPLTWPLQISLLLAKEYALTGTRIGAEKACTLGLANHVSLDPLADAVECAKKIASQPRQAVESTKRLLNMHLERAILATLDFATTAEELTFQSEDFRDNIAKLTAVKS, encoded by the coding sequence ATGTACGACATGCCCGAAGAGATCGACGTCCGCGCAGAAGGCTCGCTGCGGATCATCACTCTCAATCGACCGGACGCGCTCAACGCCGTCAACGACAGCTTGCACACGGGCCTGGCGGAGTTGTGGCCGCGGCTCAGCGCGGATCGTGACGCGCGTGCCGCGGTGCTTACCGGCAACGGTAAGGCTTTCTCGGCGGGTGGCGATTTTTCCTACCTCGCGGAGTTGGCCGAAGACTCCGAAATGCGGGCTCGCACAATCGCGCACGGTCGTGATCTGGTGCTCGGAATGGCTCGGTGCCGGGTTCCGGTGATCGCGGCTGTCAACGGCCCGGCCGTCGGCCTGGGATGCAGCCTCGTTGCACTGAGCGACATCGTCTACATCGCAGAATCCGCCTACCTGGCCGACCCGCACGTGCAGGTCGGACTGGTTGCCGCCGACGGCGGACCGCTGACCTGGCCGCTGCAGATCAGTCTGCTGCTGGCCAAGGAATACGCACTGACCGGGACGCGCATCGGAGCTGAGAAGGCCTGCACGCTCGGCCTGGCCAACCATGTGTCTCTCGATCCGCTCGCCGACGCCGTCGAATGCGCGAAAAAGATTGCCTCGCAGCCGCGTCAGGCCGTCGAGAGCACCAAGCGACTGCTGAACATGCACCTCGAGCGGGCGATTCTTGCCACACTCGACTTTGCGACGACGGCCGAAGAGTTGACTTTCCAGAGCGAGGATTTCCGGGACAACATCGCGAAGCTCACCGCAGTGAAGAGCTGA
- a CDS encoding acyl-CoA dehydrogenase family protein, translated as MDFRDSPEEAAFRDRLRSWAAERAKAFPSSGDEYWARQGEWHQALYSGGFFGASWPKEYGGQELPPVYDVIVDEELAIAGAPPRPSLGYLVHGLGRHGSEDLRRRFLPGMINGTERWCQGFSEPGAGSDLASLTTTATREGDEYVIAGHKIWTSYSDVADWCLLLARTEPDAKRHRGLTAFIVSMDQPGIEQRPLKMMNGVTKEFGQVLFDGARVPVDQMVGAPGEGWALAMTVVGHEREPSTLGYAARYGKLVRQLAARSDGPPSTELAWAAVETEMLRLHVRRRLSEQLDGLSHGSEGSLDKLLMTWVDQAVGHAALTEAGSRDTEMLGSYLYSRAQSVMGGTSQIQKNIIASRILGLGV; from the coding sequence TTGGACTTTCGTGATTCGCCGGAAGAAGCCGCTTTCCGAGACCGACTGAGGTCATGGGCAGCTGAGCGGGCAAAAGCATTCCCCAGTTCGGGGGACGAGTACTGGGCACGGCAGGGTGAGTGGCATCAGGCGCTGTACAGCGGTGGATTCTTCGGCGCTTCGTGGCCCAAAGAATATGGTGGACAAGAACTGCCACCTGTCTACGACGTCATCGTCGACGAGGAACTTGCTATCGCCGGTGCTCCGCCTCGGCCCAGTCTCGGATACCTGGTACATGGACTCGGCAGGCATGGCAGTGAGGATCTTCGGCGCCGATTCCTTCCCGGGATGATCAACGGCACCGAACGCTGGTGCCAGGGATTCAGTGAGCCAGGTGCGGGTTCGGATCTTGCCTCGCTCACGACCACCGCCACGCGGGAGGGCGACGAGTACGTCATCGCGGGCCACAAGATCTGGACCAGCTACAGCGATGTCGCCGACTGGTGCCTGCTCTTGGCACGGACAGAACCCGACGCAAAGCGTCACCGCGGACTGACCGCATTCATCGTCTCGATGGACCAGCCCGGTATTGAGCAGCGTCCGCTCAAGATGATGAACGGTGTCACCAAGGAGTTCGGCCAGGTGCTCTTCGACGGTGCTCGTGTGCCGGTCGATCAGATGGTCGGCGCTCCCGGTGAAGGCTGGGCATTGGCCATGACCGTTGTCGGGCACGAACGTGAACCGTCCACGCTGGGGTACGCGGCGCGCTACGGCAAACTGGTCCGCCAGCTCGCAGCCAGGAGCGACGGACCGCCGTCCACAGAATTGGCCTGGGCTGCAGTGGAAACGGAAATGCTGCGGCTGCACGTGCGTCGCCGGCTGTCGGAGCAGCTGGACGGACTCTCCCACGGCTCGGAGGGTTCGCTCGACAAGCTCCTCATGACCTGGGTTGATCAAGCCGTCGGACACGCAGCGTTGACGGAGGCGGGTAGCCGCGACACCGAGATGCTCGGGTCGTACCTGTACAGCCGCGCCCAGAGCGTCATGGGTGGGACATCACAAATTCAGAAGAACATCATTGCCTCGCGCATTCTCGGATTGGGAGTTTGA
- a CDS encoding acyl-CoA dehydrogenase family protein, which produces MDVRLTHEQRQLRDAAAKLADDLGPGSVLDLEDATRNARLEKAVAITGWRSLRSDGASGVEVAIVAEEFGRGLVDVPFLGPVLADDLRRHVADDQLTWAIAVGDEAVDATGLEHALVLRENKAFAGRVGSVAAGADLTRGFAELLEDGDSLGEISADDVTRWEALALVATCADLVGTARGAHHVATEYAKVREQYGTAIGSYQAVAHLLAEGLALIEGSVSVLRYAAWAVDELPPAEAIAAARIAKIYCARATRTVCETAVQVHGGIGNTWECLVHVYLRRALTSTELFPVRLEEIDLGLS; this is translated from the coding sequence ATGGACGTACGTCTGACTCATGAACAGCGGCAGCTGCGTGACGCTGCCGCAAAACTGGCCGACGATCTGGGGCCGGGCTCGGTCCTCGATTTGGAAGATGCCACCCGGAATGCTCGTCTGGAGAAGGCGGTAGCCATTACCGGCTGGCGTTCGCTCCGGTCGGACGGCGCGTCTGGTGTCGAAGTTGCCATCGTCGCAGAGGAATTCGGCCGCGGATTGGTCGACGTTCCGTTTCTCGGGCCGGTGCTTGCCGACGATCTACGGCGCCATGTCGCCGACGATCAGCTCACGTGGGCGATAGCTGTCGGTGACGAGGCGGTCGACGCAACAGGCCTCGAACATGCTCTTGTCCTGCGCGAGAACAAGGCCTTCGCGGGCCGAGTCGGATCGGTAGCTGCCGGCGCCGATCTGACTCGAGGTTTTGCCGAGTTGCTCGAGGATGGGGATTCGCTCGGCGAAATCTCGGCTGACGATGTGACGCGGTGGGAGGCACTTGCGCTCGTGGCTACCTGCGCCGATCTTGTCGGCACAGCACGAGGCGCCCACCATGTTGCGACCGAGTACGCCAAGGTCCGTGAGCAGTACGGCACGGCCATCGGGTCGTACCAGGCTGTTGCGCATCTGCTGGCCGAAGGTCTCGCGCTGATCGAAGGATCGGTGAGTGTGCTCCGGTATGCGGCGTGGGCCGTGGACGAACTGCCGCCCGCCGAGGCGATCGCGGCAGCGCGGATCGCAAAGATCTACTGCGCGCGGGCAACTCGAACCGTGTGTGAAACCGCAGTGCAGGTGCACGGCGGAATCGGTAACACGTGGGAGTGCCTCGTGCATGTGTACCTGCGGCGGGCATTGACGTCCACCGAACTGTTTCCCGTAAGGCTGGAGGAGATCGACCTTGGACTTTCGTGA
- a CDS encoding class I adenylate-forming enzyme family protein, protein MNGQSVLVFDEQKYSREELEALADGLASRLVRDGVVAGQRVALMSSNRPEFVVAVLAIWRVGAAVVLISPAWKSVEVAHALATTSPVYAIGDNPVLAELMPMLSLDESVSCSTDTRGTGTFGEPDPASDAVLVFSSGTTGLPKAVRHTHASFAVAVDQWRDVLELTERDRMQIVTPPSHILGLLNIVTALESGAWLRLHRRFDLDAMLHHIEVDRITVEMAVAPIALAIASHPKLESYDLSSLRYIMWGATPVTPSVAEEVTRRTGVGWMPAYGASELPVIACNPVEGAQLDSVGRAAPGVSLRIVSTETGDVLGPGETGEIQALSASVMAGYLPDEETAGAFAGGWYRTGDVGHLDDDGWLRITDRLKEMIKVRGFQVAPAEIEAVLHGHPDVADCAVFGIPDPKDGEAIVAAVATNGSIGEAELMELVAGRMAGYKRLRRVVFVPEIPRLPSGKVLRRELKERYGRTSDS, encoded by the coding sequence ATGAACGGCCAGAGCGTCCTTGTGTTCGACGAACAGAAATACAGCCGAGAAGAACTCGAAGCGCTAGCCGACGGACTTGCATCGCGGCTGGTTCGGGACGGCGTCGTGGCTGGTCAACGCGTTGCTCTCATGTCGTCGAATCGTCCGGAGTTCGTTGTCGCGGTACTCGCGATCTGGCGCGTCGGTGCCGCTGTCGTGCTCATCAGTCCGGCGTGGAAGAGCGTCGAGGTGGCGCACGCACTGGCGACGACAAGCCCCGTGTACGCGATCGGCGACAATCCGGTGCTCGCGGAACTGATGCCGATGCTGAGCCTTGACGAGTCGGTCTCGTGCAGCACCGACACACGCGGCACCGGAACGTTCGGCGAGCCCGATCCCGCGTCGGATGCCGTTCTCGTCTTCAGTTCGGGAACAACCGGGTTACCCAAGGCGGTCCGGCACACTCACGCGTCGTTTGCTGTTGCCGTCGATCAGTGGCGAGACGTGCTGGAGTTGACGGAACGCGATCGCATGCAGATCGTGACTCCGCCTTCACACATACTCGGTCTGCTCAACATCGTCACGGCTCTCGAGTCCGGTGCGTGGCTGCGACTTCACCGCCGATTCGATCTCGACGCGATGCTGCACCACATCGAGGTAGACCGGATTACCGTCGAAATGGCCGTTGCGCCCATCGCTTTGGCTATCGCTTCCCATCCGAAGCTCGAATCGTACGATCTGTCGTCGCTGCGCTACATCATGTGGGGTGCAACGCCGGTGACACCGAGCGTCGCCGAAGAAGTCACTCGGCGAACAGGTGTCGGGTGGATGCCGGCGTACGGTGCCAGTGAGCTCCCCGTCATCGCGTGCAACCCCGTCGAGGGTGCGCAACTCGACAGCGTGGGGCGTGCGGCACCGGGCGTGAGCCTTCGAATTGTGTCTACCGAAACCGGTGATGTGCTCGGCCCTGGCGAGACCGGAGAAATCCAGGCCCTGTCGGCATCGGTCATGGCCGGCTATCTTCCCGACGAGGAAACCGCCGGCGCGTTCGCCGGCGGTTGGTACCGAACCGGTGACGTCGGACATCTCGACGATGACGGTTGGCTGCGAATCACCGACCGCCTCAAGGAAATGATCAAGGTACGCGGCTTCCAGGTAGCGCCGGCCGAGATCGAAGCAGTCCTGCACGGACACCCCGACGTCGCGGATTGCGCGGTGTTCGGCATTCCCGACCCGAAAGACGGGGAAGCGATTGTCGCGGCCGTCGCGACAAACGGTTCGATCGGTGAAGCGGAACTGATGGAACTCGTAGCGGGCCGCATGGCCGGCTACAAACGCCTACGGCGAGTGGTGTTCGTGCCCGAAATTCCTCGCCTGCCCTCCGGCAAGGTGTTGCGCCGAGAACTCAAGGAGCGCTATGGACGTACGTCTGACTCATGA
- a CDS encoding ferredoxin--NADP reductase, producing the protein MARPPLFQRATVTRIVKESSDARTYVLAPTDGPFTYNAGQFCTFRVEVDGTELFRSYSMSSSPDTDHELMTTVKRVAGGKVSNWLHDNVSEGDEVVVTRPAGTFCLRESQAPLLGFSGGSGITPILSLAKTTLATTDRDVHLLCADRDHDSMIFERVLSELVDRYPGRLTVARHLDDKNGFLDKAAVLEFVGEHVGADSYLCGPEPFMDLIESALPGPGRIFSERFGSAAEPINTAEPISTGESAATETTSTEVTGTVTIVLGRKKTSVPRHPNETLLESARRAGLTPPFSCEAGNCATCMAHVTSGSAVMRINDALTEEEVSDGYVLTCQAVPDSESITVKYE; encoded by the coding sequence ATGGCGAGACCACCGTTGTTCCAACGAGCGACCGTCACCCGAATCGTCAAAGAGAGCTCCGACGCACGTACGTATGTTCTCGCTCCGACCGACGGTCCGTTCACCTACAACGCCGGGCAGTTCTGCACGTTCCGCGTCGAGGTCGACGGCACCGAACTGTTCCGCTCCTACTCGATGTCGAGTTCACCCGACACCGACCACGAATTGATGACCACCGTCAAACGTGTTGCCGGAGGCAAGGTCTCGAACTGGCTGCACGACAATGTCTCCGAGGGCGACGAAGTAGTCGTCACCAGGCCCGCCGGCACGTTCTGCCTGCGTGAGTCGCAGGCGCCGCTGCTCGGTTTCAGCGGCGGCAGCGGCATCACCCCGATCCTCTCGCTCGCCAAGACCACCCTCGCCACCACCGATCGCGACGTTCACCTCCTGTGCGCCGATCGTGATCACGACTCGATGATCTTCGAGCGCGTTCTCTCGGAACTGGTCGACCGCTACCCCGGCCGACTGACCGTCGCACGCCACCTCGATGACAAGAACGGCTTCCTCGACAAAGCCGCAGTACTCGAATTTGTCGGCGAACACGTGGGCGCCGACAGCTACCTGTGCGGCCCCGAACCCTTCATGGATCTGATCGAATCGGCGTTACCCGGACCGGGCCGCATCTTCAGCGAACGGTTCGGCAGTGCGGCCGAACCGATTAACACGGCCGAACCCATTTCCACCGGCGAATCTGCCGCTACCGAAACAACTTCCACCGAGGTCACCGGAACCGTGACCATCGTTCTCGGACGAAAGAAGACCTCGGTACCACGACACCCCAACGAGACGTTATTGGAAAGCGCTCGGCGAGCAGGACTTACACCGCCGTTTTCCTGCGAAGCCGGAAACTGCGCAACGTGCATGGCACATGTGACCTCAGGAAGTGCCGTGATGAGAATCAACGACGCACTGACCGAGGAAGAGGTGTCGGACGGCTACGTTCTCACCTGCCAGGCAGTACCCGACTCCGAGTCCATCACGGTCAAGTACGAGTGA